The Microlunatus soli genome contains the following window.
GCGGCCGCTGCTCCTCTTCCCGGCGGCGAGACCGACAAGCACCGGATCGTGATCACTGGACCGATAGGGATCGGCACGGTAGTAGTCGATCTTGGTCGTCCGGTAGGTCGAGTATTCCGCGGCCAGCGGCTCGGGGGAGTTGATGCCCCAGACGCCGGCGCCGTCCAACCGCTTGCGGGCCGCCTTGTTCAGCAGCACATGGTCCAGTGAGCCGGCCAGCCCGTCGAAGGTGTAGGAATACTGATCGGCGGGTGCTGCGTTGGCGAAGCCGGCAGCGGCCAGGGTCCGGATCGGGTCCTCCTGGCTGTAGGAGTTGAAGTCACCGATCAGGGCGACCGATTTGATCTTGGTCCGCTTGCGCACCGCACTGATCCAGCTCGACAGCGCCTTCGCCTGTTCGATCCGGGACGCGTTCCACGCACCCTGTCCGTCGCCCTGGTCGGCGTTCGGTCCGTCGTCGGGGGCTGAGCCCTTGGATTTGAAGTGATTGACCGACACCAGGACGGGCTCACCACCGCCGGCCGGTGCGAAGCCGGCGGCGATCGGGGTGCGGGCATTGGCGAAGGCGCCGCCACTGCCGGCGTCGGCGCCGTCGGCATAGGGGGCGGTGACGAGTTCTGCCTTGCCCGGTTGGTAGATCAGCGCATTGGTGATCACGTCCGCCTCGTCCGGCAGTTGCTTGCTGGACGGCACGAAGGCCCACTTGTCGTCCTCGTGGGCAGCCTTGTTCAGGGCATCGACCAGGGTGGACACCGCCTCATCGGTCTGCTCGCCGAGCTGGGCGGAGTTCTCGATCTCCATCAGGCCGGCGACCGACGGATCAAGCTGGTTGATCGCGGCGACGATCTTGGCCTGCTGTCGGCCAAGATCATCAGCGTCCCAGGCGCCGCGGACGTCGCAGTCGAAGGTGACGTTGTCCGATCCGGAGGTGTCGGGATTGCCACCGGTGCAGCTATCCCGTCCCTGTCCGGTGCTGGTGAAGTAGTTGAGCACGTTGAACGAGGCGACCCGTAGGCCGTTGCCGACCGTCGGCACCGCCGGTTTGGGTTGTTCCTCGACGGTCGCGATCTCCTCACCGGCTGCGATCGGTGCGGTCGGATTGAACTTCCAGCTGTCGTTGCGGTAGTCGACGATCACGGGTTCGTTGATCGTCACCTGGTCGCCACGCCGGATGTCGTGATCACGGGTGAGGTAGGGCAGCGTGCCACCGGCGAAGTCGTCGGTGGCGGTGAAGGTCTGATTCGTCCCGTCGTCCAGGCCGACCGCGTTGGCCTCGTTGGCAGTCAGCTGATCGGTGTAGGCCGGGGTGTCGGGCGCGCCGACGTCGGTCGGCTGGACCGGGACACCGTCGGCGCCGAGTGCCAACTCGCCGTACTTGTACAGCGGATAGGTGTCGGCGACGGCGAACGACTGGTCCGGCTGTAGCAGCATCGACTCCAGGTTTTCCCGGTGTGCTGCGGTGTCCTGCCAGCGCACCCCGGTGATCGGCTTCGGAGCTGGCAGGGACTGCTCCACCGGATCGACACCGGTGGCGTTGATCTCGGTCAGGCCCTGGTATTCGCTGATCTTGCCGGTCACGGTGACCGCATCGCCGAGCTGTACGTCGTACGGTGCGGTGCCCATCTTCGATCCGGCGTAGACGAAGACCGCGGAGGACGGTTGCTCAGGATCCCAGCTGCCGCCGGATCCCGGGGCCTGGATGACGAAACCCGCAAAGCCCTTGGCTGCCGGGTAGACCGCGGTGATCACCGACGGCTCGGTGCTGACGGTCTGGCCGACCAGGGGACTGGAGGCCCCGGTGCCCTGGATGGCGGTGATCGACTGTTCGGCGGCGGCTTGCGCGGGCCCGGGAAAGATGATCATGCCGGCGGCAGCGAGGGTCCCGGCTGCCAGAGCGGCGACCGCTCGTCGGGTCGGGGTCGGTCTGGCGGGACGTAGCTGCACGGTCGGCTCCTGGAGTGATCAGCGGGACAGGCGGGAGTCTAGGCAGCTCGGGGTGAACGGTGTCGGTGTTCGCCGTACTGCCGTCGGGTCGTCATCTTCTGATCATCTGTCGGCTGCCGATCACCGGTCGTGATCAAGAATTGCAACGGCATTGGAGAATGACGATCATCGGTGCCAGAGAAGAGAAAAGACGCCGGGCGGGACCCTGTGCGGGGTCCCTCCCGGCGTCTGATCGCTATGACCGTGGAACTTCTCGGTCGAGATGCTCTCGACCGATGGTCACTGGCCTTCTTGCTGACCGGCGTCCTGGTTGTCAGAGCCGAGGAACTCGCCCGCCTTGTCCTTGGCGAAGTCGGAGCCCTGATCGATCTGATCGCCGTACTTCCCACCGGTCTTCTCGTCGATGGCATCGGCGCCTTGGTCGACGGCATCGTTGATCTTGTCGGTGTTCTCGCCAGCAAGATCCTTGGCCTTATCGAAAATACCCATGGCTACTCCTTCGTCTCGGTGACCACCTGTTGGTGATCGCTGACCTTCGCATTCTTACGCACCTTCGGGTCAGAGCGCGACCCCCGGGCCCTCAACATCGCCCGATGTTCGCGTTGCGCGATCATGAAGACGTGACAAACCACGCCCAGATCGAACCGGCTGAGACACCGGTGCCGGTGCTGATCGGTCCGACGGCCTCCGGCAAATCCTCGCTGGCCGTGCGGCTGGCGCGGCGTCTGATCGACGACAGTCGACCGGCCGAGATCGTGAACGCCGATTCGATGCTGGTCTATCGAGGCATGGACATCGGCACCGCCAAGCCGACGCTCGCCGAACGAGGAGGCGTCCGGCACCATCTGATCGACATCTTCGATCTCGACCGAACCGCTTCAGTCGCCGACTTCCAACAACTCGCGCGGGCCGCGATCACCGACTGCCGGGACCGCGGCGTCGTACCGGTGGTCGTCGGCGGCTCGGCGCTCTACGTTCGTGCCATCGTCGATCGGTTCGAGTTCCCGGGCACTGACCCGCAGCTCCGAGCCGCCTTGGAGGCCGACCTGGAAAGGATCGGCGCCGATCGACTGCATCGGCGGTTGGCCGACCGCGACCCTGGTGCGGCGGCGTCGATCCTGCCGGGCAACGGTCGGCGGATCGTGCGTGCCCTGGAGGTCATCGAGTTGACCGGTCGGCCGTACAGCGCCTCGCTTCCCGAGCCGCAGTACGCGATCGACGGCGTGATCGAGATCGGCCTCGATCTGCCGCGACCGGTGCTCGACGAACGCATCGAGGCTCGCGTCGACCAGATGTGGGCCGACGGTTTCGTCGACGAGGTCCGCCGGCTGGAACAGCGGGGACTCCGCAACGGGCTCACCGCCAGCCGCGCCCTGGGCTATCGCCAGATCCTGCAGTACCTCGCCGGTGAACTCGACGAACAGCAGGCCAGACAGCGCACCATCACCCAGACCCGCAAGTTCGCCCGACGACAGGACGGCTGGTTCCGACGCGACCCGCGCATCACCTGGTTGGACGGGATGGCCGACGATCTCGTCGACCGAGCGCTGCCCCTCGTCGCTTCCTGATCACCTGTCAGACTGGTGCCGTGCAGCAGATCGAGTTCATCAAGGGCCACGGCACCGAGAACGACTTCGTGATCGTTCCCGATCTCGACGGGGAGCTCGACCTGACTCCGGCGGAGGTCGCTGCGATCTGTGACCGACGGGCCGGGATCGGCGCCGACGGCGTGCTGCGGGTGGTCGCTTCGCAGCACGTGCCGGACTGGGACGGCCCGGATGATCTGTGGTTCATGGATTACCACAACGCCGACGGGTCGGTCAGCGAGATGTGCGGCAACGGGGTCCGCGTTTTCGCCCATTTCCTGATCGAGCGCGGGCTGGCAACCGGCCCGGTGATCGACATCGCCACCCGGGACGGTCTGAAGCCGACCGAGGTGTTGGCCGACGGCCGCTATCGGGTCAATATGGGCCCGATCGAGGTCGACGACGATCCGGTCGCGGTGCAGGTCGGCGGACTGGGCTCGGAGATCTCCGCATTCCCTGCTGACGTAGGAAATCCCCATGCCGTCGCCTTCGTCGATGATCTTGACGTGCTGGAGTTGTTCCACGCTCCGACCTGGGCGCCCGCTGACCGGTTCCCCGCCGGTGTGAACATCGAATTCATCAAGCCGGTCGGACCGCGGCACATCGCCATGCGGGTCTTCGAACGCGGCTCGGGGGAGACCCGCTCCTGTGGCACCGGTACCTGCGCCGCGGCCGCGGTCGCGGCTCGCCGGGCCGGAGAGTCGACCTTTCCGATCAGCTACCGGGTCGACGTACCGGGCGGCACGGTCGAGGTCGAGTTGCAGGAACGGCAGAGCTATCTGACCGGACCCGCCGAGATCGTCGCCGAGGGGACGTTTCGGCTGGCTTGAGCCGGCACCGGTCGGGTGATCGACCTCGGGACCGTCATAGTGTCCCCATGAGTTTTCCACCAGCGCAGCAACCCGGGGCGCAGCAACCGAACGGCTGGACCCCGCCGCCCGGACCCGGCAACGCGCCGCAGCAGGGGCAGCAGCCGTACGGGCAGCCGGCTTCCGGGCCGCAAGGATTCGGGCAGCAGATCCCCGGGCAGCAGATCCCCGGGCAGCTGGGGTTCGGGCAGGGTGCGCCGAACCCGCAGGGGCAGCCGGGATTCGGTGGACCGACCGGTCAGTTGGTGCTTGAACTGCGCAAGCCGTGGGGCTCGATGGGCATGGTCAGCGCCATCGGCAAGATCGACGGCTACCCGGTCGCCGTCAGCTGGGGACACAATGAGATCACCGTCCCGGCCGGCATGCGACAGATCGACATCCGCACCCAATACCTCTGGGAGTACGGTCGCGCAGCCGAAGCGGTCACCGTTCAACCCGGGCAGCGGGTCGAACTGCACTATTCGCCGCCCGCCATCACCTTCCTGAGCGGTCGGATCGGGCCGACGCCCCAGCCGGTTCGCGGCAAGACGGCCGCCATCACGATCTTCGTGCTGATCGGCGTCATCCTCGTGCTCAGCGTGGGACTGCCGCTCATCTTCGCTGCCACCGGGAACTGAGCTCATTAAGCACAGGGCTAAACCTCGATCCACCGGTGTGCCGCGTAGCGAGCGGCGCCAGGCGGGTGCATCGGCAAGTTGCCGTCGTGAGGGCGGTCTGGTTGACCGTTGAGCGGCGGCAACGCCGCCGATGTGCCCGGATGGGGTCGCGCAGTAGCGGCACATCGGTGGATCGAGGCTAAAGCGCTGGCCCGTGTTGGTGGCCCGTGAGAAGCTGGGAGCAAGCACGACGAACCGATCGAAGGATGAATCCGGCTTTGGCTGACCAATCAGACACCACGGCGACGCACACCGACTCTTTCGCCGACCTCGACGCCGAGGTCGACACGGTCGGCACCGACTACGACGGGGATCAATTCGATCTCGCCGATCGGATCTCGCTGCGACGTGTCGCCGGGATGTCGACAGAGCTCACCGACATCACCGAGGTCGAGTATCGGCAGCTGCTGCTGGAGAAGGTCGTCCTGGTCAGTGTCTGGACCTCCGGGTCACAGGCCGACGTCGACAACGCCATGGCCGAGCTCAAGCTGCTCGCCGAGACCGCCGGATCCCAGGTGCTGGAGGGGCTGGTGCAGCGCCGGGACCGCCCGGATCCGGCCACCTACATCGGCAGCGGCAAGGTCTCCGAGGTCCGCGATGTGGTGGTCGCCACCGGCGCCGACACGGTGATCTGCGATGGTGAGCTGGCCCCCGCGCAGCTGCGCAACCTGGAGGACCGGGTCAAGGTCAAGGTGATCGACCGGACCGCGCTGATCCTGGACATCTTCGCCCAGCACGCCAAGAGTGCCGAGGGCAAGGCCCAGGTGGAGATGGCCCAGCTGCAGTATCTCAAGCAGCGGCTCCGTGGGTGGGGCGGCAATCTGTCCCGGCAGGCCGGCGGTCGAGCCGGCGCCGGTGCCGGCATCGGCGGTCGCGGTCCCGGTGAGACCAAGATCGAGACCGATCGGCGACGGATCAACACGCGGATCGCCAAACTGCGTCGCGAATTGCGCGAGCTGGATTCCACCCGCGAGACCAAGCGTGCCGAACGGCACCGGCACCAGGTGCCGTCGGTGGCGATCGTCGGCTACACCAACGCCGGCAAGTCCTCGCTGTTGAACCGGATCACCGGCGCCGGCGTGCTGGTCGAGGATGCGCTGTTCGCCACCCTTGACCCGACGACGCGACGGACCCAGACCGCCGACAGCCGGGACTACACGCTGACCGACACCGTCGGCTTCGTCCGGCACCTGCCGCATGATCTGGTGGAGGCGTTCGCCTCGACGTTGGAGGAATCGATCCGGGCCGATCTGCTGTTGCACATCGTCGACGGCTCCGATCCCGATCCGCAGGGCCAGATCGAGGCCGTACGGGAGGTGCTGCGCGACATCGGCGCGGCCCAGGTCCCCGAACAATTGGTGATCAACAAGGCCGACCAGGCCGATCCGGCCACGCTGACGGTGCTGCGGCATCAGTTCCCCGACGCGCTGGTCGTCTCGGCGCGGACCGGTCGTGGCATCGATGCGCTCCATGCCCGGATCGAGGAACGGCTGCCCCGACCAGGCGTCGAGGTGCGAGCGATGATCCCGTACGAGCGGGGAGACCTGATCAACCGGATCCACCACGAGGGCGAGTTCAGCACCCTGGAGCACACCGGCGACGGCACGCTGGTCGTGGCCCGGGTCAACGAAGGACTCGCCGCCGAGGTCAATGCGTACCGATTGTCGGAGGGTGCAGATACCTTGGTGCGGTGATTGACGACAGGACATCGGCCGACAAACCGGCGGCACAGGATGTCCTCGATGCCGCGGTCGCCAAGATCAACGGTCAGCATCGTCCCGGCCAGGCCGAGATGGCCGCGGCGATCACCGAGGCCTTCGGCAGTGGACGGCATCTGCTGGTCCAGGCCGGCACCGGTACCGGCAAGTCGTTGGGCTACCTCGCGCCGTCGCTGATCGCGCTGTCCGACCACAAGGTCGACCGGGTGGTGGTCGCCACCGCAACGCTCGCCCTGCAGGCCCAGTTGGCCGGCAACGACATCCCGGCGGCGCTGGAAGCCGTCGAATCGGTGACCGGTCGGCGACCGACAGCGGCCATCCTCAAAGGCCGCACCAACTACGCCTGCCGGCTCCGGGTCAACGGCGGGTCCGTCAGTGCCCAGGAGTCGCTGATCGACTCCGCGGAGTTGGCCGAGAGTCTGCGCGCCACCATCGCCGGTCAGGCCGAGCCGCAGGAGGAAGCGGCCAGTTCCGCGCTCGGCGCCGAGGTGCTGGCGCTGCGCGAGTGGGCCGAGCGCGAGCACGAGGAGCGCGGCGTAGCCGACCGGGACGATGCGCCACCGCACACCGATCGAGCCTGGCAGCAGGTGTCGATCCCGGTCCGGGAGTGTCTGGGCACCCAACAGTGTCCGTTCGGCGACTCCTGTTTCGTCGAGCGGTCCCGGGAGAAGGCCCGCGGCGCCGACCTCGTCGTCACCAATCACGCACTGCTCGCCATCG
Protein-coding sequences here:
- a CDS encoding ExeM/NucH family extracellular endonuclease, with amino-acid sequence MQLRPARPTPTRRAVAALAAGTLAAAGMIIFPGPAQAAAEQSITAIQGTGASSPLVGQTVSTEPSVITAVYPAAKGFAGFVIQAPGSGGSWDPEQPSSAVFVYAGSKMGTAPYDVQLGDAVTVTGKISEYQGLTEINATGVDPVEQSLPAPKPITGVRWQDTAAHRENLESMLLQPDQSFAVADTYPLYKYGELALGADGVPVQPTDVGAPDTPAYTDQLTANEANAVGLDDGTNQTFTATDDFAGGTLPYLTRDHDIRRGDQVTINEPVIVDYRNDSWKFNPTAPIAAGEEIATVEEQPKPAVPTVGNGLRVASFNVLNYFTSTGQGRDSCTGGNPDTSGSDNVTFDCDVRGAWDADDLGRQQAKIVAAINQLDPSVAGLMEIENSAQLGEQTDEAVSTLVDALNKAAHEDDKWAFVPSSKQLPDEADVITNALIYQPGKAELVTAPYADGADAGSGGAFANARTPIAAGFAPAGGGEPVLVSVNHFKSKGSAPDDGPNADQGDGQGAWNASRIEQAKALSSWISAVRKRTKIKSVALIGDFNSYSQEDPIRTLAAAGFANAAPADQYSYTFDGLAGSLDHVLLNKAARKRLDGAGVWGINSPEPLAAEYSTYRTTKIDYYRADPYRSSDHDPVLVGLAAGKRSSGRPH
- a CDS encoding antitoxin, producing the protein MGIFDKAKDLAGENTDKINDAVDQGADAIDEKTGGKYGDQIDQGSDFAKDKAGEFLGSDNQDAGQQEGQ
- the miaA gene encoding tRNA (adenosine(37)-N6)-dimethylallyltransferase MiaA produces the protein MTNHAQIEPAETPVPVLIGPTASGKSSLAVRLARRLIDDSRPAEIVNADSMLVYRGMDIGTAKPTLAERGGVRHHLIDIFDLDRTASVADFQQLARAAITDCRDRGVVPVVVGGSALYVRAIVDRFEFPGTDPQLRAALEADLERIGADRLHRRLADRDPGAAASILPGNGRRIVRALEVIELTGRPYSASLPEPQYAIDGVIEIGLDLPRPVLDERIEARVDQMWADGFVDEVRRLEQRGLRNGLTASRALGYRQILQYLAGELDEQQARQRTITQTRKFARRQDGWFRRDPRITWLDGMADDLVDRALPLVAS
- the dapF gene encoding diaminopimelate epimerase; this translates as MQQIEFIKGHGTENDFVIVPDLDGELDLTPAEVAAICDRRAGIGADGVLRVVASQHVPDWDGPDDLWFMDYHNADGSVSEMCGNGVRVFAHFLIERGLATGPVIDIATRDGLKPTEVLADGRYRVNMGPIEVDDDPVAVQVGGLGSEISAFPADVGNPHAVAFVDDLDVLELFHAPTWAPADRFPAGVNIEFIKPVGPRHIAMRVFERGSGETRSCGTGTCAAAAVAARRAGESTFPISYRVDVPGGTVEVELQERQSYLTGPAEIVAEGTFRLA
- the hflX gene encoding GTPase HflX produces the protein MNPALADQSDTTATHTDSFADLDAEVDTVGTDYDGDQFDLADRISLRRVAGMSTELTDITEVEYRQLLLEKVVLVSVWTSGSQADVDNAMAELKLLAETAGSQVLEGLVQRRDRPDPATYIGSGKVSEVRDVVVATGADTVICDGELAPAQLRNLEDRVKVKVIDRTALILDIFAQHAKSAEGKAQVEMAQLQYLKQRLRGWGGNLSRQAGGRAGAGAGIGGRGPGETKIETDRRRINTRIAKLRRELRELDSTRETKRAERHRHQVPSVAIVGYTNAGKSSLLNRITGAGVLVEDALFATLDPTTRRTQTADSRDYTLTDTVGFVRHLPHDLVEAFASTLEESIRADLLLHIVDGSDPDPQGQIEAVREVLRDIGAAQVPEQLVINKADQADPATLTVLRHQFPDALVVSARTGRGIDALHARIEERLPRPGVEVRAMIPYERGDLINRIHHEGEFSTLEHTGDGTLVVARVNEGLAAEVNAYRLSEGADTLVR